Proteins encoded by one window of Salvia splendens isolate huo1 chromosome 7, SspV2, whole genome shotgun sequence:
- the LOC121742526 gene encoding serine carboxypeptidase-like 51: MGKSHVVLSLLLSLLFLLQGSSVRAVRADDGSESWGYVEVRPKAHMFWWYYRSPHRTEDPNKPWPIILWLQGGPGASGVGIGNFEEIGPLDSYLKPRNSTWLKKADLLFVDNPVGTGYSFVEDLDLLVKTDYEAADDLTTLLIEIFNRNQTLQKSPLYIVAESYGGKYAVTLGLTALKAIEAGKLKLKLGGIALGDTWISPEDFVFSWGPLLKDVSRLDNNGLKKSNSLAEQIKQELETGKFVEATESWSDLESVISFSSNSVDFYNFLLDSGMDPVSLSASVLSQQISIRRYSRYLNSLRQDTPDGDGDIDKLMNGVIKKKLKIPKSVVWGGQSDSVFSALEGDFMKPRIDEVDQLLAKGVNLTIYSGQLDVICSTKGTEAWVEKLKWGGIKTFLSMERTPLYCGKERITKGFTRSYQNLHFYWILGAGHFVPVDQPCVALSMISSVTQSPNVSK; this comes from the exons ATGGGGAAGTCCCATGTTGTTTTATCTCTTCTTCTTTCACTCCTTTTCTTGCTTCAAGGATCTTCAGTCAGAGCTGTAAGAGCAGATGATGGCTCAGAATCTTGGGGCTATGTTGAAGTCAGGCCCA AAGCCCATATGTTTTGGTGGTATTACAGAAGTCCACATAGAACTGAAGATCCAAACAAGCCTTGGCCAATCATTCTCTGGCTTCAGGGTGGACCT GGTGCTTCTGGGGTTGGGATTGGGAATTTTGAGGAGATTGGGCCTTTGGACTCATATTTGAAGCCAAGAAATTCAACATGGTTGAAGAAAGCTGATCTTCTATTTGTG GATAATCCAGTTGGGACAGGATACAGTTTTGTGGAGGATCTTGATTTGTTGGTGAAAACTGATTATGAAGCAGCTGATGATCTAACCACACTTTTAATTGAGATTTTCAATAGAAATCAGACACTCCAAAAAAGCCCTCTTTACATTGTGGCTGAATCTTATGGTGGAAAATATGCTGTCACTCTTGGATTGACTGCCCTCAAAGCAATTGAAGCTGGGAAATTGAAGCTCAAACTTGGAG GAATTGCATTGGGGGATACCTGGATTTCACCAGAAGATTTTGTG TTTTCATGGGGCCCCCTTTTGAAAGATGTTTCAAGGCTGGACAATAATGGCTTGAAGAAATCAAACAG ttTAGCTGAGCAAATTAAGCAAGAACTTGAGACAGGCAAGTTTGTTGAGGCAACAGAATCATGGAGTGATCTTGAAAGTGTTATCAGTTTCAGCAGCAATTCAGTG GATTTCTATAATTTCTTGCTGGATTCTGGGATGGACCCTGTGTCCTTGTCAGCCTCTGTGCTGTCTCAGCAGATCTCGATCAGGCGATACTCGAGGTATCTGAATTCGTTGAGGCAGGATACACCCGATGGGGATGGCGATATCGATAAACTAATGAATGGTGTGATCAAGAAGAAGCTCAAGATACCTAAAAGTGTTGT ATGGGGAGGCCAATCAGATTCTGTTTTTTCAGCTTTGGAAGGAGATTTCATGAAACCTAGGATTGATGAG GTGGATCAGCTTCTTGCTAAAGGAGTCAATCTAACTATTTATAGTGGTCAA CTTGATGTCATTTGCTCCACCAAGGGAACTGAAGCATGGGTTGAAAAGCTCAA gTGGGGTGGGATCAAAACTTTCTTGAGCATGGAGAGAACACCATTGTATTGTGGGAAAGAGAGAATAACAAAGGGTTTCACCAGATCCTACCAAAATTTGCATTTCTATTGGATTCTTGGAGCTGGCCATTTT GTACCTGTTGATCAGCCTTGTGTAGCATTGAGCATGATAAGCAGCGTAACACAATCTCCCAACGTTTCGAAATAA